A single window of Archangium gephyra DNA harbors:
- a CDS encoding hybrid sensor histidine kinase/response regulator — translation MSAATAPNRRILVVDDNQAIHQDFRKILCAAPASTALDAMEAALFGGPSAAPVDTGFEVDSAYQGEEGVAKVKAAVAEGRPYALAFVDIRMPPGIDGVETVQRLWKEDADLQVVLCSAYSDYSWEEMTQRLGISQRLLILRKPFDNIEVRQLAHALTEKWELLRQSHRRLEDLTREVEEWTRELSVANERLRKEMEDRARLELRLVQAQRLEALGRLSAGLAHEINNPLSVIMASVGFIRSELDDQAKGGRQADPGELSEVCSDALLGADRILRLVNDFRLFSKLDGQPQAWVDLREVLDHALSGASYNLGPKTQVVRDFQDVPPVWGSEQGLEQVFLGLLNNAGHALKNAAEPRVAIIARQREDGGVVVEIRDNGVGIAKEHLSRIFDPFFTTKPPGEGTGLGLSICYGVVSGLGGAIEVDSTPGQGATFRVKLPKAPENVASASSP, via the coding sequence ATGAGCGCCGCCACCGCACCCAACCGCCGCATCCTGGTGGTGGATGACAACCAGGCGATCCACCAGGACTTCCGCAAGATTCTCTGTGCCGCCCCGGCGAGCACGGCGCTGGACGCGATGGAGGCCGCGCTGTTCGGCGGGCCCTCGGCGGCGCCAGTGGACACGGGCTTCGAGGTGGACTCGGCCTACCAGGGCGAGGAGGGCGTGGCGAAGGTGAAGGCGGCGGTGGCCGAGGGGCGGCCGTACGCGCTGGCCTTCGTGGACATCCGCATGCCCCCGGGCATCGACGGCGTCGAGACGGTGCAGCGGCTGTGGAAGGAGGACGCGGACCTGCAGGTGGTGCTCTGCTCGGCCTACTCCGACTACTCGTGGGAGGAGATGACGCAGCGGCTGGGCATCAGCCAGCGGCTGCTGATTTTGCGCAAGCCCTTCGACAACATCGAGGTGCGGCAGCTGGCGCACGCGCTCACGGAGAAGTGGGAGCTGCTGCGCCAGAGCCACCGGCGGCTGGAGGACCTGACGCGCGAGGTGGAGGAGTGGACGCGCGAGCTGTCGGTGGCCAACGAGCGGCTGCGCAAGGAGATGGAGGACCGGGCGCGGCTGGAGCTGCGGCTGGTGCAGGCCCAGCGCCTGGAGGCGCTCGGGCGGCTGTCGGCGGGGCTGGCGCATGAAATCAACAACCCGCTGAGCGTCATCATGGCCAGCGTGGGCTTCATCCGCTCGGAGCTGGATGACCAGGCCAAGGGCGGCCGGCAGGCGGACCCGGGCGAGCTGAGCGAGGTGTGCTCGGACGCGCTGCTGGGCGCGGACCGGATTCTGCGCCTGGTGAATGACTTCCGGCTCTTCTCGAAGCTGGACGGGCAGCCGCAGGCGTGGGTGGACCTGCGCGAGGTGCTGGACCATGCGCTGTCGGGAGCCAGCTACAACCTGGGGCCCAAGACGCAGGTGGTGCGCGACTTCCAGGACGTGCCGCCCGTGTGGGGCAGCGAGCAGGGCCTGGAGCAGGTGTTCCTCGGGCTGCTGAACAACGCGGGGCACGCGCTCAAGAACGCTGCGGAGCCGCGGGTGGCCATCATCGCGCGCCAGCGGGAGGACGGCGGGGTGGTGGTGGAGATCCGCGACAACGGCGTGGGCATCGCCAAGGAGCACCTGAGCCGCATCTTCGATCCCTTCTTCACCACCAAGCCGCCGGGTGAGGGCACGGGCCTGGGCCTCTCCATCTGCTACGGCGTGGTGTCGGGGCTGGGCGGCGCCATCGAGGTGGACAGCACGCCGGGACAGGGCGCCACCTTCCGGGTGAAGCTGCCCAAGGCCCCGGAGAACGTGGCCTCGGCGAGCAGCCCGTAG
- a CDS encoding GNAT family N-acetyltransferase, translating into MSISIRPARIEDAPALGRMGGALVRLHHSYDPQRFMKPEEDVESGYRWWLSRELKRQGAVVLVAERDGAVVGYSYATVEKRDWNALLDEHGELHDVWVDEAARGSGVGGLLLEEMIRRLRARGVPRIILMSASKNEAAQRLFAKHGWRPTMVEMTRELEDSGEG; encoded by the coding sequence ATGTCCATCTCCATCCGGCCCGCACGAATCGAGGACGCCCCCGCGCTGGGACGCATGGGCGGGGCGCTCGTCCGGCTGCATCATTCGTATGACCCCCAGCGCTTCATGAAGCCCGAGGAGGACGTGGAGTCCGGCTACCGGTGGTGGCTGTCACGGGAGCTCAAGCGGCAGGGCGCGGTGGTGCTGGTGGCGGAGCGGGACGGCGCGGTGGTGGGCTACAGCTACGCCACCGTGGAGAAACGGGACTGGAACGCGCTGCTCGATGAGCACGGCGAGCTGCACGACGTCTGGGTGGACGAGGCGGCGCGGGGGAGTGGCGTGGGAGGGCTGCTGCTGGAGGAGATGATCCGGCGGCTGCGGGCCCGGGGCGTGCCGCGCATCATCTTGATGAGCGCCTCGAAGAACGAGGCGGCGCAGCGGCTCTTCGCGAAACACGGCTGGCGTCCCACCATGGTGGAGATGACGCGCGAGCTGGAGGACTCCGGGGAGGGGTGA
- a CDS encoding XRE family transcriptional regulator, giving the protein MLPHNALFSIAHAFNPAQLTLARELRGLLKHELAEKVGKSPSAIGQFENGRARPEPQTLFALSLALGFPPGFFAREAKAPVVVPDRCQFRSQRSSSVREQRYVLARGELLKELVALLEEDVDFPEPKVPHAPGPVRSIEEVEACAEMARREMGLKDGPIGSMVNELENLGVMVISMDADCRRVDAFSTWIDKRPYVFLNTFKGSTSRARFDAAHELGHLVMHPDVVPGSPELERQADQFASAFLLPRSSFSKECPRRLSFEHLRELKVRWKVSLAALLYRGRELGFFSEAAVRRAYIQMNRLGIRRNEPDEPPAEEPELLQVALKAVLAEETTEGKLAEKMGLSVQELLALVEGRDLPNVITSTTTGVTSPLRPDVGLTEHSSAEIQEQPEREEDRALALRSVLKE; this is encoded by the coding sequence ATGCTTCCGCATAACGCACTTTTCTCCATTGCCCACGCGTTCAACCCGGCGCAGCTGACACTCGCGCGGGAGCTACGCGGCCTGCTCAAACACGAGCTGGCCGAGAAGGTGGGCAAATCCCCAAGTGCCATCGGTCAGTTCGAGAATGGGCGGGCTCGCCCCGAGCCCCAAACCCTCTTCGCGCTCAGCCTTGCGTTGGGATTCCCGCCTGGTTTCTTTGCCCGCGAGGCGAAGGCGCCCGTTGTAGTTCCCGACCGGTGTCAATTCCGCAGCCAGCGCTCCTCGAGTGTTCGCGAGCAGCGTTATGTGCTCGCCCGAGGGGAGCTTCTCAAGGAACTCGTTGCACTGCTTGAGGAGGACGTAGACTTCCCCGAGCCCAAGGTACCGCATGCTCCCGGGCCAGTTCGCAGCATTGAGGAGGTCGAGGCATGCGCAGAGATGGCACGTCGCGAGATGGGTCTGAAGGACGGTCCCATCGGTAGCATGGTGAACGAGTTGGAGAACCTCGGGGTGATGGTCATCTCGATGGACGCTGACTGCCGTCGTGTGGACGCCTTCTCCACTTGGATCGACAAGCGACCCTACGTCTTCCTGAATACCTTCAAGGGCTCGACTAGCCGCGCTCGGTTTGATGCCGCACACGAACTTGGCCACCTCGTCATGCATCCGGATGTCGTGCCCGGTAGCCCTGAACTTGAACGCCAAGCGGACCAGTTCGCCAGCGCATTTCTCCTGCCGCGCAGTTCCTTCAGTAAAGAATGTCCGCGTCGGCTCAGTTTCGAGCACCTGCGCGAGCTAAAGGTGCGCTGGAAGGTGTCTCTCGCAGCGTTGCTCTATCGCGGCCGTGAACTGGGCTTTTTCTCGGAGGCGGCAGTGCGCCGCGCCTACATTCAGATGAATCGCCTTGGTATCCGGCGTAACGAGCCCGATGAGCCGCCCGCCGAGGAGCCGGAACTTCTTCAGGTGGCGCTCAAGGCTGTGCTCGCCGAAGAGACCACCGAAGGAAAATTGGCCGAAAAGATGGGCTTGTCCGTGCAGGAACTGCTCGCACTGGTGGAAGGTCGGGACCTGCCGAACGTCATCACAAGCACCACCACAGGAGTGACCTCTCCCCTGCGCCCGGACGTAGGGCTCACCGAGCACTCAAGTGCCGAGATTCAAGAGCAGCCTGAGCGTGAAGAGGATAGGGCTCTCGCACTTCGTTCCGTTCTGAAGGAGTAA
- a CDS encoding vanadium-dependent haloperoxidase, with the protein MAQHPSFPSAEPRVHIRGGWLLTLLLGALLGGCPVPPDPPAVPWTRVAGARPEALLSVAGRSSSDVWAVGADRGRGPSVLHYDGTAWKELSTGQRGDLWWVHAFENGPVLLAGGNATILRYEDGVFTRMRTPGLARHTVYGLWGASPEDVYAVGSVSGQSGFIWHYDGTQWSEVALPYDELPRTADGDIPGFFKVWGTGGDVYVVGAQGVVLRSRAGSAFTRIPTDTTSRLFTVHGAGGVVTVVGGESQGEILELDEAAGRFVSRSPEGCPLLQGVSLSADGSGWATGFRGEVYQRRSGGGWQRVALGLPLELESLHAAWVDPEGGVWAVGGNVLSGGLNAGTLLHRGPAVAEVPAPVDPGPTLPASCPAAAVDPRPEGSIARRWNEQILGAIRRDLPRPTVHARNLYHLSAAMWDVWAAYDATTDGVFYREKHAASDVAAARTEAISYAAYRVLTHRYTKAIGGATSAACFRAFMEKLGYAPDATGTDGDGPRALGNRVAQVIIGAGADDGANEQQDYKDTTGFLAANTPLVVDAPGLTVANPSLWQPLNLAVAVTQNGIITTSGVQGYIGAHWGRVTPFALTRPEGGGLYLDPGAPPVFGAELRGHVVEVLRKTGWTGSDERVDLSPGAFGNNPLGSNEGTGHPLNPITGQPYAPNLVRRGDFARVLAEFWADGPKSETPPGHWNVLANSVADSPGFSRRLFGTGEPVDALEWDVKVYLALNGAVHDAAIVAWEVKRVHATARPITLLRYMGGLGQSTDPSGPAYHPEGLPLVPGLIEVVTAESSAPGQRHAHLARFRGQVVVNTWQGEPGDRVHDVGGTGWMRAVEWMPYQLRTFVTPAFPGFISGHSTFSRASAEVLTALTGSAYFPGGFGEFVAGRNAYLTFERGPSTEVRLQWATYYDAADQAGQSRLWGGIHVAPDDFMGRRLGNKVGLSALERARRFFDGTALP; encoded by the coding sequence ATGGCGCAGCACCCCTCCTTCCCCTCGGCCGAGCCGCGGGTCCACATCCGCGGTGGCTGGCTGTTGACGCTGCTGCTGGGCGCACTGCTGGGCGGATGCCCGGTTCCGCCCGATCCCCCTGCCGTTCCCTGGACCCGCGTGGCGGGGGCCCGGCCCGAGGCCCTGCTGTCGGTGGCGGGCCGCTCGAGCTCGGACGTGTGGGCGGTGGGCGCGGACCGGGGCCGGGGGCCCTCGGTGCTGCACTACGACGGCACCGCCTGGAAGGAGCTGTCCACCGGCCAGCGCGGGGACCTGTGGTGGGTGCACGCCTTCGAGAATGGTCCCGTCCTGCTGGCCGGCGGGAACGCCACCATCCTCCGCTACGAGGACGGCGTCTTCACCCGCATGCGCACCCCAGGCCTGGCGCGCCACACGGTGTATGGCCTGTGGGGCGCGAGCCCCGAGGACGTCTACGCCGTGGGCAGCGTGTCCGGACAGAGTGGCTTCATCTGGCACTACGACGGCACGCAGTGGAGCGAAGTGGCTCTGCCGTACGACGAGCTGCCGCGCACGGCCGATGGAGACATCCCCGGCTTCTTCAAGGTGTGGGGCACGGGCGGGGACGTGTACGTGGTGGGTGCGCAGGGCGTGGTGCTGCGCTCGCGCGCGGGGAGCGCCTTCACGCGGATTCCCACGGACACCACGAGCCGGCTCTTCACGGTGCATGGCGCTGGGGGGGTCGTGACGGTGGTGGGCGGCGAGAGCCAGGGTGAAATCCTCGAGCTGGACGAGGCCGCCGGCCGCTTCGTGAGCCGCTCGCCCGAGGGCTGCCCGCTGCTGCAGGGCGTCTCGCTGTCCGCGGACGGCAGTGGCTGGGCCACGGGCTTCCGGGGCGAGGTGTACCAGCGGCGCTCCGGTGGCGGGTGGCAGCGGGTGGCGCTCGGGTTGCCGCTCGAGCTGGAGTCGCTGCACGCGGCATGGGTGGACCCGGAGGGCGGGGTGTGGGCCGTGGGTGGCAACGTGCTGTCCGGCGGGCTGAACGCCGGCACGCTGCTGCACCGGGGGCCCGCGGTGGCCGAGGTGCCCGCGCCGGTGGATCCGGGCCCGACGCTCCCGGCCTCGTGCCCGGCGGCGGCGGTGGATCCTCGCCCCGAGGGCTCCATCGCGCGCCGGTGGAACGAGCAGATTCTCGGCGCCATCCGCAGGGATCTCCCGCGGCCCACGGTGCACGCGCGCAATCTCTACCACCTGTCCGCGGCCATGTGGGACGTGTGGGCCGCCTATGACGCCACGACGGATGGTGTCTTCTATCGCGAGAAGCACGCTGCTTCGGACGTGGCGGCGGCACGCACGGAGGCGATCAGCTACGCCGCCTACCGCGTGCTCACCCACCGCTACACGAAGGCCATTGGCGGGGCCACGTCCGCCGCGTGCTTCCGCGCCTTCATGGAGAAGCTCGGGTACGCGCCGGACGCCACGGGTACGGACGGAGACGGTCCCCGCGCATTGGGCAACCGCGTCGCCCAGGTCATCATCGGCGCGGGCGCGGACGACGGCGCCAACGAGCAGCAGGACTACAAGGACACCACGGGCTTCCTGGCGGCCAACACGCCGCTCGTCGTCGACGCCCCCGGGCTGACGGTGGCCAATCCCTCGCTCTGGCAGCCGCTCAACCTGGCGGTGGCCGTCACGCAGAACGGCATCATCACCACCTCGGGGGTGCAGGGCTACATCGGCGCGCACTGGGGCCGGGTGACACCGTTCGCCCTGACACGCCCCGAGGGTGGCGGGTTGTACCTGGACCCCGGTGCGCCGCCGGTGTTCGGCGCGGAGCTGCGCGGGCACGTGGTGGAGGTGCTGCGCAAGACGGGCTGGACGGGCAGCGACGAGCGGGTGGACCTGTCGCCCGGGGCCTTCGGCAACAACCCCCTGGGCTCGAACGAGGGCACCGGCCATCCCCTCAACCCCATCACCGGCCAGCCCTATGCGCCGAACCTCGTGAGGCGGGGAGACTTCGCGCGCGTGCTGGCGGAGTTCTGGGCGGACGGCCCCAAGTCCGAGACGCCGCCGGGACACTGGAACGTGCTGGCCAACAGCGTGGCGGACTCGCCCGGCTTCTCGCGGCGCCTGTTCGGCACGGGCGAGCCGGTGGATGCGCTGGAGTGGGACGTGAAGGTGTACCTGGCGCTCAACGGCGCCGTGCACGACGCGGCCATCGTCGCCTGGGAGGTGAAGCGCGTCCACGCCACCGCGCGCCCCATCACCCTGCTGCGCTACATGGGCGGGCTGGGCCAGTCGACGGACCCCTCCGGGCCGGCGTACCACCCGGAGGGCCTGCCCCTGGTGCCGGGCCTCATCGAGGTCGTCACCGCGGAGAGCTCCGCGCCGGGACAGCGGCACGCGCACCTGGCCCGCTTCCGGGGACAGGTGGTGGTGAACACCTGGCAGGGCGAGCCGGGGGACCGGGTGCACGACGTGGGCGGCACCGGGTGGATGCGCGCCGTCGAGTGGATGCCCTACCAGCTGCGCACCTTCGTGACGCCCGCCTTCCCGGGCTTCATCTCCGGGCACAGCACCTTCAGCCGCGCCTCCGCCGAGGTGCTCACCGCGCTCACCGGCAGCGCCTACTTCCCCGGTGGCTTCGGCGAGTTCGTCGCGGGCCGCAACGCCTACCTCACCTTCGAGCGGGGGCCCTCCACGGAGGTGCGGCTGCAGTGGGCCACGTACTACGACGCGGCGGACCAGGCGGGACAGTCGCGACTGTGGGGCGGCATCCACGTGGCGCCGGATGACTTCATGGGCCGGCGGCTCGGCAACAAGGTGGGCCTGTCCGCCCTCGAGCGCGCGCGGCGCTTCTTCGACGGCACCGCCCTTCCCTGA
- a CDS encoding alkaline phosphatase D family protein, with product MSQPLHRRTVLQCLVAAAASTAFGCHDDELPVEDGRPYFPQSVASGDPRALSVVLWTRVVDPERPDADIALTLVVARDEAFQHRVLEKAGLLARAANDHTLQVKVTHLEPRTRYYYRFIIEKEGQRLGSPVGRTRTAPAYGANAPVRFAVANCQDFRGRYYNSWHRLLQLDEDLDFVLFVGDYIYEADSSAVPSPDPARVVRFSDPGSALPRDLGGGRGELVAQSLSNYRDLYRTYRSDPFLQRVHERYPFIVVWDDHEFSNDCWDAHATYTDGRTEELQPERRRNAELAFFEYMPLDTTEAPAGVLDPEGLPRYPDTRIWRDFIFGKHLRLLVTDYRTYRPDHLIPEDAYPATVAMDAAVLGSLGIAGAFAADAFAYVNIDEFPAQQAVLRGAYVQLAVGAGLTAEAAAARAAALVRGNLALAYANPVLVAAAQPGAGPIDPAGKPRGLAFVHLGKQELFSSIGARNVVIKDTFDVYAAWRYATSGGGAQHALGEAQEVWLMGLLREGASTQTWKVMASSVSMTSMIWDLRAKADVEPPTVRNRYYFSVDQWDGFPDKRNALLAALRERTDGHGLVVAGDIHAAFASVEQGVPCLTAPAIASTAVQEEAGEAVEAAGFPPGSAVYRYVVTEQEATFREGNPGIAFVDTNAHGFTVLEVGPEEVKAAYHLLPSSEVRVDYSARPEELAARFSRSDFHVRPGGTIDAA from the coding sequence TTGTCCCAGCCCTTGCACCGCCGCACCGTCCTGCAGTGCCTCGTCGCCGCCGCGGCGAGCACCGCCTTCGGCTGCCATGACGATGAGCTGCCCGTGGAGGACGGGCGTCCGTATTTCCCCCAGTCCGTGGCGTCGGGAGATCCCCGTGCCCTGAGCGTGGTGCTGTGGACGCGCGTGGTGGACCCCGAGCGCCCCGATGCCGACATCGCGCTCACCCTGGTGGTCGCCCGGGACGAGGCGTTCCAACACCGCGTCCTGGAGAAGGCCGGGCTGCTCGCCAGGGCCGCGAATGATCACACCCTCCAGGTGAAGGTGACGCACCTGGAGCCGAGGACGCGCTACTACTACCGCTTCATCATCGAGAAGGAAGGGCAGCGCCTGGGCTCGCCCGTGGGCCGCACCCGCACCGCTCCCGCCTACGGTGCGAACGCGCCCGTCCGCTTCGCCGTGGCCAACTGCCAGGACTTCCGCGGCCGCTACTACAACTCCTGGCATCGCCTGCTGCAGCTCGACGAGGACCTCGACTTCGTCCTCTTCGTCGGCGACTACATCTACGAGGCCGACTCCTCGGCCGTGCCCTCGCCGGACCCCGCGCGCGTCGTGCGCTTCTCGGACCCCGGCTCCGCCCTGCCGAGGGACCTCGGTGGAGGACGCGGGGAGCTTGTCGCCCAATCCCTGTCCAACTACCGCGACCTCTACCGCACCTACCGCTCGGATCCCTTCCTCCAGCGGGTGCACGAGCGCTACCCGTTCATCGTCGTCTGGGATGACCACGAGTTCTCCAACGACTGCTGGGACGCGCATGCCACGTACACCGACGGGCGCACCGAGGAGCTCCAGCCCGAGCGGCGGCGCAACGCGGAGCTCGCCTTCTTCGAATACATGCCGCTCGACACCACCGAGGCGCCCGCGGGGGTGCTCGACCCGGAGGGACTGCCCCGCTACCCGGACACGCGCATCTGGCGGGACTTCATCTTCGGCAAGCACCTGCGGCTGCTCGTCACGGACTACCGAACGTACCGGCCGGACCACCTCATCCCCGAGGATGCCTACCCCGCCACGGTGGCCATGGACGCGGCGGTGCTGGGCTCGCTGGGAATCGCCGGGGCCTTCGCGGCCGATGCCTTCGCCTACGTGAACATCGACGAGTTCCCCGCGCAGCAGGCCGTGTTGCGAGGCGCGTACGTGCAGCTCGCGGTGGGCGCGGGGCTGACGGCGGAGGCGGCGGCGGCGCGGGCCGCGGCGCTCGTGCGGGGCAACCTCGCGCTGGCCTACGCCAACCCGGTGCTGGTGGCGGCGGCGCAGCCGGGGGCGGGTCCGATCGATCCCGCGGGCAAGCCCCGGGGACTCGCCTTCGTGCACCTGGGCAAGCAGGAGCTGTTCTCCAGCATCGGCGCGCGCAACGTGGTCATCAAGGACACCTTCGACGTGTACGCGGCCTGGCGGTACGCCACCTCGGGCGGCGGGGCCCAGCACGCGCTCGGTGAGGCCCAGGAGGTGTGGCTGATGGGGCTGCTGCGGGAGGGCGCGAGCACCCAGACGTGGAAGGTGATGGCGAGCTCGGTGTCCATGACGTCGATGATCTGGGACCTGAGGGCGAAGGCGGACGTGGAGCCGCCCACGGTGCGCAACCGCTACTACTTCAGCGTGGACCAGTGGGACGGCTTCCCCGACAAGCGGAACGCGCTGCTGGCGGCGCTGCGGGAGCGCACGGACGGCCACGGGCTCGTCGTCGCGGGAGACATCCACGCGGCCTTCGCGTCGGTGGAGCAGGGGGTGCCGTGCCTCACCGCGCCCGCCATCGCCTCGACCGCGGTGCAGGAGGAGGCGGGGGAGGCGGTGGAGGCGGCGGGCTTCCCTCCCGGCTCGGCCGTCTACCGCTACGTCGTCACCGAGCAGGAGGCGACCTTCCGCGAGGGCAACCCCGGCATCGCCTTCGTGGACACCAACGCCCACGGCTTCACGGTGCTGGAGGTAGGGCCCGAGGAGGTGAAGGCCGCGTACCACCTGCTTCCCAGCAGCGAGGTGCGGGTGGACTACTCGGCGCGGCCCGAGGAGCTCGCGGCGCGCTTCTCCCGGAGCGACTTCCACGTCCGGCCGGGAGGCACCATCGACGCGGCGTGA